The proteins below come from a single Amphiura filiformis chromosome 15, Afil_fr2py, whole genome shotgun sequence genomic window:
- the LOC140171304 gene encoding uncharacterized protein, producing MIELQLYEPHTDHSDTYQDLTQCGICLSLIKEPKALPCLHSFCLKCLSKDAEDRRGTVVCPMCRQDFLIPPEGIKGFITNFVINTLKDRQEVLSRLQTKDARIPCSCCGATDNKAGAYCTDCGGFICEKCVDFHNTDLSVNNHKTVPFVDLQSGKVDIKSVMRQEYCKKHKGQILEFYCKTCDVFLCVGCTADDHSGHTLVNLERATDEQRSEIKKLTIDCGQVSQQVAKTLKSVEQVRNNLQKSEQKAKADLHQAAEELRTKVLAEIQQREIEMEAQITQAAAENIKQIDTQKDRLQLQQIRLQTPLQMVSEMTQSGSDNDFALIFSSLKSNMSHLRDLKTQDADESFGEIDFIRSESLLSSVPNLGSLSVGSKRKGTTITHVSEIPATSASGSRTDTTSSVSSSTRIVSPGSFATASGISGPIQRTLGSASRTRNIETWKLIKQVNSSGKLSCSRHAAFMSGGDFLITDFSQPSILQVFNQSGHFKRKLDIGHGLKTGQISYPWNVVVSPDGRIFTTQETSFVNVYDPNGNFKYHFPTRSPSNVLSKTRDAQLMGLAIDNQGCVLVGEWTQKYISKHSVDGSHISSIKVPISPLYIAVTSDDRVIVSSGGGGTHILDTNGSILHTLNSPPCVSDWCPYGICFTPDDEIYLANYSVSDGNIYRYSWSGQYLGRIIKEVDCPAGITRTNDNTLVVVEDDSVKMFSRQ from the coding sequence ATGATTGAATTACAATTATACGAACCGCACACAGACCACAGTGACACTTACCAAGATTTGACACAATGTGGTATTTGTTTATCGCTGATTAAAGAACCCAAGGCCCTTCCTTGCCTACATTCGTTTTGTCTTAAATGTCTGTCCAAAGATGCTGAAGACAGGAGAGGTACAGTTGTGTGTCCAATGTGTCGTCAGGATTTCCTCATTCCACCAGAGGGAATCAAAGGATTTATTACCAACTTTGTCATCAATACACTTAAAGATCGTCAGGAGGTTTTATCGAGGTTACAGACCAAAGATGCACGGATTCCATGCTCTTGTTGCGGGGCAACAGACAACAAAGCTGGGGCCTACTGCACAGATTGTGGCGGGTTTATTTGTGAAAAATGTGTCGACTTCCACAATACGGATTTATCTGTAAACAATCATAAAACCGTTCCATTTGTAGATCTTCAGTCAGGAAAGGTTGATATAAAGAGCGTTATGAGACAAGAATACTGCAAAAAGCATAAGGGTCAGATTCTAGAGTTTTACTGCAAAACATGTGATGTATTTCTATGTGTCGGATGCACTGCTGACGATCATTCGGGACATACTCTGGTCAACCTAGAAAGAGCCACCGATGAGCAAAGATCAGAAATCAAAAAATTAACGATAGATTGTGGGCAAGTTAGCCAACAAGTTGCAAAGACTTTGAAGAGTGTTGAACAAGTTCGAAATAATCTACAGAAAAGTGAACAGAAAGCCAAAGCAGATCTACATCAAGCGGCGGAAGAATTACGAACGAAAGTGTTAGCTGAGATACAGCAGAGAGAAATAGAGATGGAGGCACAAATTACTCAAGCTGCAGCAGAGAACATCAAGCAGATTGACACACAGAAGGACAGACTTCAGTTACAGCAAATACGTTTACAGACTCCTTTACAGATGGTATCAGAGATGACACAAAGTGGGTCAGATAATGACTTTGCTCTCATCTTCTCTTCTTTGAAAAGCAACATGAGTCACTTAAGAGATTTGAAAACACAAGATGCTGATGAAAGTTTTGGAGAGATTGATTTCATAAGAAGTGAAAGCTTGTTATCTTCCGTTCCGAATCTGGGATCATTGTCAGTTGGAAGCAAACGGAAGGGAACGACAATTACTCATGTCAGCGAGATACCAGCAACGTCAGCATCTGGAAGTCGTACCGACACTACCTCTTCAGTTTCATCATCAACTCGGATCGTGAGTCCAGGCTCATTCGCAACAGCGTCTGGGATTAGTGGTCCCATACAACGTACTCTTGGTAGTGCGAGTAGAACAAGGAATATTGAAACATGGAAGCTGATCAAACAGGTTAATAGTTCTGGGAAATTATCATGCAGTCGTCATGCTGCATTTATGTCAGGGGGAGATTTCCTTATAACTGATTTTTCCCAACCATCTATCTTGCAAGTGTTCAATCAATCTGGTCATTTCAAACGCAAGCTAGATATCGGACATGGATTGAAGACTGGACAGATATCTTACCCTTGGAATGTAGTAGTCAGTCCAGATGGACGAATATTCACTACCCAAGAGACATCTTTTGTGAATGTTTATGACCCAAATGGTAACTTTAAGTATCACTTCCCTACCAGGTCTCCCAGCAATGTATTATCCAAAACACGGGATGCACAACTCATGGGTCTGGCAATAGATAACCAGGGATGCGTATTAGTAGGAGAATGGACACAAAAGTATATCAGCAAGCATTCCGTGGATGGATCGCATATCAGTAGCATTAAGGTCCCGATATCTCCGCTGTATATTGCAGTCACGTCAGACGATCGTGTCATTGTCTCAAGTGGAGGAGGCGGTACACATATTCTTGACACCAATGGCAGCATCCTCCATACACTCAACTCTCCTCCATGTGTGTCTGACTGGTGTCCTTATGGTATTTGTTTTACACCAGATGATGAAATCTACTTGGCAAATTATAGTGTCAGTGATGGAAACATTTACCGATATTCGTGGTCAGGTCAATATCTTGGACGCATCATAAAGGAAGTGGATTGTCCTGCTGGTATTACTCGTACTAATGACAACACATTGGTTGTTGTTGAGGATGACAGTGTGAAGATGTTCTCTAGACAATGA
- the LOC140171307 gene encoding uncharacterized protein yields the protein MAMYLRWTFLLVAVLAVTPTVNSGCSVGQRVVNRAGKVANVRIAMVLVNNVISCNGVIASWQYWPKQSFPFKAIVFRQVLTGTTGGSTSTWNIIGINDIPASNVIANRVNRYNIPTGDRIEVQTGDVIGIAHYDDGPVIAADAADASNPGTFHQVVVNSCQLQCRILTESEIGNLEVGSTITTVSTPDIWQGSTARLQVSLSAEVIVPPVIVPPDSTTGCSVGQRVVNRAGKLSNVRIAMVLINNAISCNGVIASWQYWPKQSFPFKVIVFRQVLTGTTGGSTSTWNIIGINDIPASNVIANRVNIYNIPTGDRIEVQTGDVIGIAHYDDGPVIAADAADASNPGTFHQVAVNSCHFQCKLLTEFEIGNLEVGRTITTVSTTDIFVGSTARLQVSLSAEVIVSPHSTTGSQGNGASHYLYQSWMTMAIFFASVSTIIYLY from the exons ATGGCGATGTATCTTCGGTGGACATTTCTGCTTGTTGCTGTGCTAGCTGTCACTCCAACGGTCAACTCAG GTTGTTCTGTGGGGCAACGCGTTGTGAATCGAGCTGGAAAAGTAGCTAATGTACGAATCGCAATGGTCTTGGTTAACAACGTCATATCATGCAATGGAGTCATTGCATCATGGCAGTATTGGCCTAAGCAATCATTCCCATTCAAAGCTATCGTATTCAGACAGGTTTTGACAGGTACCACCGGTGGCTCTACTTCCACTTGGAATATAATTGGTATAAATGACATCCCCGCATCAAACGTGATAGCCAACCGGGTTAATAGATACAACATTCCAACTGGTGATCGAATCGAAGTCCAAACTGGTGATGTAATCGGGATTGCGCACTACGATGATGGTCCGGTGATAGCTGCGGACGCAGCCGACGCATCGAACCCTGGCACCTTTCATCAAGTGGTAGTTAATAGCTGCCAATTGCAGTGTAGAATTTTGACGGAATCTGAAATTGGTAACCTAGAGGTGGGCAGTACGATAACCACAGTCTCCACCCCAGACATTTGGCAAGGATCCACCGCGAGGCTTCAAGTTTCGCTTTCAGCTGAAGTTATTGTGCCACCAGTTATTGTGCCACCAGATTCCACGACGG GTTGTTCTGTGGGGCAACGTGTTGTGAATCGAGCTGGAAAACTGTCTAATGTACGAATCGCAATGGTCTTGATTAACAACGCCATATCATGCAATGGAGTCATTGCATCATGGCAGTATTGGCCTAAACAATCATTCCCATTCAAAGTTATCGTATTCAGACAGGTTTTGACAGGTACTACCGGTGGCTCTACTTCCACTTGGAATATAATTGGTATAAATGACATTCCCGCATCAAACGTGATAGCCAACAGGGTTAATATATACAACATTCCAACTGGTGATCGAATCGAAGTCCAAACTGGTGATGTAATCGGGATTGCGCACTACGATGATGGTCCGGTGATAGCTGCGGACGCAGCCGACGCATCGAACCCTGGCACCTTTCATCAAGTGGCAGTTAATAGCTGCCATTTTCAGTGTAAACTTTTGACGGAATTTGAAATTGGTAACCTAGAGGTGGGCCGTACGATAACCACAGTCTCCACCACAGACATTTTTGTAGGATCCACCGCGAGACTTCAAGTTTCGCTTTCAGCTGAAGTTATTGTGTCACCACATTCCACGACGG